The following proteins come from a genomic window of Lycium ferocissimum isolate CSIRO_LF1 chromosome 4, AGI_CSIRO_Lferr_CH_V1, whole genome shotgun sequence:
- the LOC132053883 gene encoding uncharacterized protein LOC132053883: MEPFQNCRHIQKYKRRLGMEEVIANSNGKIWVFIDVAVQMEILMNTDQQLSLKLHHQDLGTDFIATFVYAKCDAGGDFNVTLSEEENLGGLSVSLNECEDFAFCINSSELFDIGFKGSPFTWWNGISAGDCIFKRLDRAVVNQQFQNLFSNIEVEHLSRTGSDHTPLLLTCGDGNVTFSRPFSVGGVLSQWIRDTFGDTFQQLAIREEVVKIKEALFEEEPSDVNRIVLQKAQAEIKQYLHIEEQYWKQRTGFSWYTEGDRNTAFFHNCVNGKKRNLMIK, translated from the exons ATGGAGCCTTTTCAAAATTGTAGACATATTCAGAAGTATAAGAGGAGATTGGGGATGGAAGAGGTGATTGCCAATTCTAATGGAAAGATTTGGGTTTTCATTGATGTTGCAGTTCAAATGGAAATTCTAATGAATACTGATCAACAATTATCTCTGAAGTTACATCATCAGGACTTGGGCACAGACTTCATTGCTACTTTTGTCTATGCCAAGTGTGATGCAG GAGGTGATTTCAATGTAACTTTATCTGAGGAAGAAAATTTGGGTGGACTGTCAGTTTCTTTGAATGAGTGTGAAGATTTTGCTTTTTGTATAAACTCCAGTGAATTGTTTGATATAGGTTTTAAAGGGAGTCCttttacttggtggaatggcATATCAGCTGGAGATTGCATTTTTAAGAGACTTGATAGAGCGGTGGTGAATCAACAATTCCagaatttattttcaaacataGAGGTGGAACATTTGTCCAGAACAGGATCAGATCACACTCCTTTGTTATTAACTTGTGGAGATGGAAATGTTACTTTCAGCAGACCTTTTAG CGTAGGGGGGGTGCTATCACAATGGATCAGGGATACTTTTGGGGACACTTTTCAACAACTTGCTATAAGAGAGGAAGTGGTGAAGATAAAAGAAGCTTTATTTGAAGAAGAGCCTAGTGATGTGAACAGAATTGTCCTTCAGAAGGCACAGGCAGAAATAAAGCAGTATCTTCATATTGAGGAACAATATTGGAAACAAAGGACAGGGTTTTCTTGGTATACTGAAGGTGATAGGAATACTGCCTTTTTCCATAATTGTGTGAATGGGAAGAAGAGGAACTTAATGATCAAATGA